A stretch of the Erpetoichthys calabaricus chromosome 3, fErpCal1.3, whole genome shotgun sequence genome encodes the following:
- the LOC127527024 gene encoding uncharacterized protein LOC127527024 isoform X1 yields MQLDGNNFMTLPPNTRRKIHKLIHMLSLNTRRQIHKLIDMLSLNTRRQIHKLIDMLSLNTRRQIHKLIDMLSLNTRRQIHKFIETLSLNTRRQIHKFIETLSLNTRRQIHKLIHTLLLNTRRQIHKFMETLSLNTRRQIHKLIHTLSLNTRRQIHKLIHTLLLNTRRQIHKLIEMLSLNTRRQIHKLIHTLSLNTRRQIHKLIHTLSLNTRRQIHKLIDMLLLNTRRQIHKLIHTLSLNTRRQIHKLIETLPLNIRTQIHKLIDMLSLNTCRQIHKLIETLLLNI; encoded by the exons atgcagctagacggaaacaacttcatgacgctgccaccaaatactcgcagaaaaatccacaagttaatacacATGCTGTCGCtgaatactcgcaggcaaatccacaagttaatagacatgctgtcgctaaatactcgcag gcaaatccacaagttaatagacatgctgtcgctaaatactcgcag gcaaatccacaagttaatagacatgctgtcgctaaatactcgcaggcaaatccacaagttcatagagacgctgtcgctaaatactcgcaggcaaatccacaagttcatagagacgctgtcgctaaatactcgcaggcaaatccacaagttaatacacACGCTGTTGCtgaatactcgcaggcaaatccacaagttcatggagacgctgtcgctaaatactcgcaggcaaatccacaagttaatacacacgctgtcgctaaatactcgcaggcaaatccacaagttaatacacACGCTGTTGCtgaatactcgcaggcaaatccacaagttaatagagatgctgtcgctaaatactcgcaggcaaatccacaagttaatacacacgctgtcgctaaatactcgcaggcaaatccacaagttaatacacacgctgtcgctaaatactcgcaggcaaatccacaagttaatagacatgcTGTTGCtgaatactcgcaggcaaatccacaagttaatacacacgctgtcgctaaatactcgcaggcaaatccacaagttaatagagacgctgccgctaaatattcgaacacaaatccacaagttaatagacatgctgtcgctaaatacttgcaggcaaatccacaagttaatagagacgctgctgCTAAATATTTGA
- the LOC127527024 gene encoding uncharacterized protein LOC127527024 isoform X3 has translation MQLDGNNFMTLPPNTRRKIHKLIHMLSLNTRRQIHKLIDMLSLNTRRQIHKLIDMLSLNTRRQIHKFIETLSLNTRRQIHKFIETLSLNTRRQIHKLIHTLLLNTRRQIHKFMETLSLNTRRQIHKLIHTLSLNTRRQIHKLIHTLLLNTRRQIHKLIEMLSLNTRRQIHKLIHTLSLNTRRQIHKLIHTLSLNTRRQIHKLIDMLLLNTRRQIHKLIHTLSLNTRRQIHKLIETLPLNIRTQIHKLIDMLSLNTCRQIHKLIETLLLNI, from the exons atgcagctagacggaaacaacttcatgacgctgccaccaaatactcgcagaaaaatccacaagttaatacacATGCTGTCGCtgaatactcgcaggcaaatccacaagttaatagacatgctgtcgctaaatactcgcag gcaaatccacaagttaatagacatgctgtcgctaaatactcgcag gcaaatccacaagttcatagagacgctgtcgctaaatactcgcaggcaaatccacaagttcatagagacgctgtcgctaaatactcgcaggcaaatccacaagttaatacacACGCTGTTGCtgaatactcgcaggcaaatccacaagttcatggagacgctgtcgctaaatactcgcaggcaaatccacaagttaatacacacgctgtcgctaaatactcgcaggcaaatccacaagttaatacacACGCTGTTGCtgaatactcgcaggcaaatccacaagttaatagagatgctgtcgctaaatactcgcaggcaaatccacaagttaatacacacgctgtcgctaaatactcgcaggcaaatccacaagttaatacacacgctgtcgctaaatactcgcaggcaaatccacaagttaatagacatgcTGTTGCtgaatactcgcaggcaaatccacaagttaatacacacgctgtcgctaaatactcgcaggcaaatccacaagttaatagagacgctgccgctaaatattcgaacacaaatccacaagttaatagacatgctgtcgctaaatacttgcaggcaaatccacaagttaatagagacgctgctgCTAAATATTTGA
- the LOC127527024 gene encoding uncharacterized protein LOC127527024 isoform X2 produces the protein MQLDGNNFMTLPPNTRRKIHKLIHMLSLNTRRQIHKLIDMLSLNTRRQIHKLIDMLSLNTRRQIHKFIETLSLNTRRQIHKFIETLSLNTRRQIHKLIHTLLLNTRRQIHKFMETLSLNTRRQIHKLIHTLSLNTRRQIHKLIHTLLLNTRRQIHKLIEMLSLNTRRQIHKLIHTLSLNTRRQIHKLIHTLSLNTRRQIHKLIDMLLLNTRRQIHKLIHTLSLNTRRQIHKLIETLPLNIRTQIHKLIDMLSLNTCRQIHKLIETLLLNI, from the exons atgcagctagacggaaacaacttcatgacgctgccaccaaatactcgcagaaaaatccacaagttaatacacATGCTGTCGCtgaatactcgcaggcaaatccacaagttaatagacatgctgtcgctaaatactcgcag gcaaatccacaagttaatagacatgctgtcgctaaatactcgcaggcaaatccacaagttcatagagacgctgtcgctaaatactcgcaggcaaatccacaagttcatagagacgctgtcgctaaatactcgcaggcaaatccacaagttaatacacACGCTGTTGCtgaatactcgcaggcaaatccacaagttcatggagacgctgtcgctaaatactcgcaggcaaatccacaagttaatacacacgctgtcgctaaatactcgcaggcaaatccacaagttaatacacACGCTGTTGCtgaatactcgcaggcaaatccacaagttaatagagatgctgtcgctaaatactcgcaggcaaatccacaagttaatacacacgctgtcgctaaatactcgcaggcaaatccacaagttaatacacacgctgtcgctaaatactcgcaggcaaatccacaagttaatagacatgcTGTTGCtgaatactcgcaggcaaatccacaagttaatacacacgctgtcgctaaatactcgcaggcaaatccacaagttaatagagacgctgccgctaaatattcgaacacaaatccacaagttaatagacatgctgtcgctaaatacttgcaggcaaatccacaagttaatagagacgctgctgCTAAATATTTGA